In the Nerophis ophidion isolate RoL-2023_Sa linkage group LG01, RoL_Noph_v1.0, whole genome shotgun sequence genome, one interval contains:
- the LOC133537394 gene encoding gastrula zinc finger protein XlCGF57.1-like: MDDYCYAKMVTSCQRESERESKENNLKSEDEDIQQLMGNPEEVSPQSGGSSTLKQETPQPPCIKKEEEELFITQEGECLLGREEADYTKFPQTIVSVKTEDDEEKPQVDNLLAPLSDSEAEDEVEEPLSSDTDCEGDMRTHTDNKHSECSSKKRGETCLSCSVCAESFTQKSHLTQHMRTHTGEKTFKCSVCGKSFSRNKSLTQHMRTHTGEKTFKCSVCGKGFSQNGNLTQHMRTHKGEKPFNCSVCGKSFSQNGILTRHMRTHTGEKPFNCSVCGKSFSQNGSLTQHMRTHTGERSYKCSVCGKSFSQNSYMTQHMRTHTGEKPFNCSVCGKSFSQNSHLTKHIRTHTGEKPFDCSVCGKRFSQNSSLTEHMTTHTGEKISKCSVCGKSFSRISFMTRHMSTHTGEKTFKCSVCGKSFSRNSHLTRHMRTHTGEKTFKCSVCDKSFSRNSLLTKHLRTHTGDKPFNCSVCGKSFSQSGSLTGHMITHTGKKPFSCSVCFKRFTHKADAVKHMRTHTREKITKCSVCGKNFSRNSLMTRHMRTHTGEKPFKCSVCGKSFSRKSHLSRHMTIHWRQNI, encoded by the coding sequence acatccagcagctgatgggtaatccagaagaagtttcccctcagtcaggggggagctccactttgaagcaggagactccacaaccaccctgcattaaaaaggaagaggaggaactcttcatcactcaggagggagagtgtcttctaggacgagaggaagctgattacaccaagtttccacagactattgtctctgtgaagactgaagatgatgaagagaaaccacaagtagacaacctcttagctccactatcagatagtgaggctgaagacgaggttgaagaacctttgagcagcgatacagactgtgaaggtgatatgaggactcacactgacaacaaacactctgaatgcTCTTCAAAGAAGAGAGGTGAAACATGTTTGAGCTGCTCAGTTTGTGCTGAAAGTTTTACTCAAAAAAgccatttgactcaacacatgagaacacacacaggagaaaaaacatttaagtgttcagtttgtggcaaaagcttttctcgaaataaatctttgactcaacacatgagaacacacacaggagaaaaaacatttaagtgttcagtttgtggcaaaggcTTTTCTCAAAATggcaatttgactcaacacatgagaacacacaaaggggaaaaaccatttaattgttcagtttgtggcaaaagcttttctcaaaatggcattttgactcgacacatgagaacacacacaggtgaaaaaccatttaactgctcagtttgtggcaaaagcttttctcaaaatggcagtttgactcaacacatgagaacacacacaggagaaagatcatataagtgttcagtttgtggcaaaagcttttctcaaaatagctatatgactcaacacatgagaacacacacaggtgaaaaaccttttaactgctcagtttgtggcaaaagcttttctcaaaatagccATTTGACTAAACACATaagaacgcacacaggagaaaaaccatttgactgttcagtttgtggcaaacgcttttctcaaaatagctctttgactgaacacatgacaacacacacaggagaaaaaatatccaagtgttcagtttgtggcaaaagcttttctcgaaTTAGCTTTATGACTCGTCACATGagcacacacacaggagaaaaaacatttaagtgttcagtttgtggAAAAAGCTTTTCTCGAAATAGCCATTTGACTcgtcacatgagaacacacactggagaaaaaacatttaagtgTTCAGTTTGTGACAAAAGCTTTTCTCGAAATAGCCTGTTGACTAAACacctgagaacacacacaggagataaaccgtttaattgttcagtttgcggcaaaagcttttctcaaagtgGCTCTTTGACTggacacatgataacacacacaggtaaaaaaccatttagttgttcagtgtgctTTAAAAGGTTCACACATAAAGCAGACGCagtaaaacacatgagaacacacacaagagaaaaaataacaaagtgttcagtttgtggcaaaaactTTTCTCGAAATAGCTTAATGACTcgtcacatgagaacacacacaggagaaaaaccatttaagtgttcagtttgtggcaaaagcttttctcgaaaAAGCCATTTGTCTCGTCACATGACAATACACTGGAGACAAAACATTTAA